The genomic segment CCAGGACCTCAAGGACATCCACGTCGTGGGGTTCTTTGACAATTATGCCGCCGCCGAGGAAGCCTGGCGCGGCTGGGCGCAGCGCACTGTGGACGACGCGGAAATGAAATACGTCATCGTCCATCTGCACCGCCTGCTGGAGCCTACGCTCCCCGGCCAGTAATTCGGTAATTCCGGCGCCGGCGATGGAGTGACTTTGCGCGAATTGCGCTTCGCCTCTGTCACCGGGGCCACCATTGCCCAGACGGGATTGCTTAAGCGCCACTTCCCAACCCACCTGCAAGCGCGCTGGGCACACAGCTTCGCATCGCCGCGATTCTGAAATCGGCAGCGACACGAGCGTTAATTACATCACAGGAAAATCGCTGGCGGTCTGAGCCGCCGGCGAAATCAGATGAACTCGATCTTGTCGACGAGATAGAAGCGGTCGCCCGATGGAACGGTCACTTCCACTTCCTCGCCCACCTTGCGGCCGATCAGAGCCTTGCCGAGGGGCGAATTGTACGAAATCCGGCCCTTTTTAACGTCAGCCTCTGTCTGGCCAACGATCTGGTAGCGGCTCGGTTTGTCGTCTTCATCAAGCAGCGTGACCGTCGCACCGAAAATGATGCGGTCGCCCGAAAGCGTAGCAGGATCGATGATCTGCGCACGGCTGACCTTGTCCTCAAGGTCAGCAATCTGGGCCTCAACCTGGCCCTGACGTTCCTTCGCGGCATGATATTCCGCGTTTTCCGAAAGATCGCCATGTTCGCGCGCTTCTTCGATCGCATCCACGATCTTCGGCCGTTCGGCACGCAGCAATTGCAGTTCGGCGGTCAGCATTTCGTAGCCTTCCGCCAGCATGGGGACTTTTTCCATTCAACAACCCCTGAGCCGTTA from the Erythrobacter sp. SG61-1L genome contains:
- a CDS encoding DUF4170 domain-containing protein, producing MANQLLHLVMGGRVTDPMTCEFQDLKDIHVVGFFDNYAAAEEAWRGWAQRTVDDAEMKYVIVHLHRLLEPTLPGQ
- the greA gene encoding transcription elongation factor GreA, with protein sequence MEKVPMLAEGYEMLTAELQLLRAERPKIVDAIEEAREHGDLSENAEYHAAKERQGQVEAQIADLEDKVSRAQIIDPATLSGDRIIFGATVTLLDEDDKPSRYQIVGQTEADVKKGRISYNSPLGKALIGRKVGEEVEVTVPSGDRFYLVDKIEFI